A DNA window from Onychostoma macrolepis isolate SWU-2019 chromosome 13, ASM1243209v1, whole genome shotgun sequence contains the following coding sequences:
- the lrit3b gene encoding leucine-rich repeat, immunoglobulin-like domain and transmembrane domain-containing protein 3b isoform X3: protein MPELLYLWLTYNSITVLHPKSFTNLSFLHELRLDGNLLSSFPWEGLRDVPRLRTLGLHNNRLARIPPLAARYLANVTYLDLSSNRLSTLPNDLTALWPFSDSTQTQRSVVLGLQDNPWVCDCRLSTLLDISKAPETSLVLLDRFLTCSEPPDLAGVPFQSVELTRCRRPYVVTSATKITALLGSNVLLRCEATGHPTPTLTWIKSAIPNIYKQGCCKQMQSSMDIERLPRKLSGYVQESPRVGIRWSAVSLNGISYSDAGEYRCRAQNMAGISEAIVSLNVVGVMAEYADSKNSDQQQTAAKSNNTKRKPNQKSKAILSLLPRNMTRPLSPPKRVMKIPKASRDKMKRDRTAVQSLPQRHFLIASENPLHRRQKPRVSMSVHT from the exons ATGCCAGAACTGCTTTATTTGTGGCTTACATATAACTCCATCACTGTTCTTCATCCAAAGAGTTTCACAAACCTGTCTTTCCTTCATGAGTTACGATTGGATGGGAACCTCCTGTCCTCCTTCCCTTGGGAGGGACTCAGGGATGTGCCCCGCCTCCGAACACTTGGACTGCACAATAACCGCCTGGCACGAATCCCACCCCTGGCTGCGCGTTACCTTGCTAATGTGACTTACCTGGACCTCTCGAGCAACAGACTGAGCACCCTGCCCAACGATCTGACTGCTCTCTGGCCGTTCAGTGACAGCACTCAGACCCAGCGCTCAGTGGTTTTAG GTCTTCAGGACAACCCCTGGGTGTGTGACTGTAGGCTTTCCACGTTGCTTGACATTAGTAAAGCCCCAGAAACTTCTCTGGTCCTGTTGGATCGCTTCCTGACCTGTAGTGAACCACCGGATCTTGCTGGAGTTCCCTTTCAGAGCGTGGAGCTCACTCGCTGCCGCAGGCCCTATGTGGTGACCTCTGCCACCAAGATCACAGCTCTACTGGGTAGTAATGTCCTACTTCGCTGTGAAGCTACAGGACACCCGACCCCAACACTTACGTGGATCAAATCTGCCATACCCAACATTTATAAACAAG gttgTTGTAAGCAGATGCAAAGCAGTATGGACATTGAAAGATTGCCCAGAAAACTTTCTGGCT ATGTACAAGAGTCTCCACGTGTGGGAATCCGCTGGTCAGCAGTCAGTCTGAATGGAATATCGTATAGCGATGCAGGGGAGTACCGGTGCAGAGCACAAAACATGGCAGGGATATCAGAGGCCATTGTCAGTCTGAATGTGGTCGGGGTAATGGCTGAATATGCAGACTCCAAAAACTCTGACCAACAGCAAACAGCTGCAAAATCAAACAATACAAAGAGGAAACCCAACCAGAAATCTAAGGCGATACTTTCTTTGTTACCTCGAAACATGACTAGACCACTCTCCCCTCCAAAGAGAGTCATGAAAATCCCCAAAGCCAGCAGAGACAAAATGAAAAGAGACCGGACAGCTGTACAGAGCCTGCCACAGAGACACTTTTTGATCGCTTCTGAAAATCCACTGCACAGAAGACAAAAACCTCGTGTCTCCATGTCAGTTCACACCTGA
- the lrit3b gene encoding leucine-rich repeat, immunoglobulin-like domain and transmembrane domain-containing protein 3b isoform X2 → MHPLLYADLTLCLALVVCAQSPSCPSLCTCVLHGRSNAKGLRTVLCKNPALTAIPVDLPSDAVKFRLERTSVSRIFRGAFSAMPELLYLWLTYNSITVLHPKSFTNLSFLHELRLDGNLLSSFPWEGLRDVPRLRTLGLHNNRLARIPPLAARYLANVTYLDLSSNRLSTLPNDLTALWPFSDSTQTQRSVVLGLQDNPWVCDCRLSTLLDISKAPETSLVLLDRFLTCSEPPDLAGVPFQSVELTRCRRPYVVTSATKITALLGSNVLLRCEATGHPTPTLTWIKSAIPNIYKQDVQESPRVGIRWSAVSLNGISYSDAGEYRCRAQNMAGISEAIVSLNVVGVMAEYADSKNSDQQQTAAKSNNTKRKPNQKSKAILSLLPRNMTRPLSPPKRVMKIPKASRDKMKRDRTAVQSLPQRHFLIASENPLHRRQKPRVSMSVHT, encoded by the exons ATGCATCCACTTCTGTATGCAGACCTCACTTTGTGCTTGGCTTTGGTGGTCTGTGCACAGAGTCCATCATGTCCGTCTCTGTGCACCTGTGTGCTCCATGGTCGCAGCAATGCCAAGGGACTCAG AACTGTGCTCTGTAAAAACCCAGCCTTGACTGCCATTCCAGTAGATCTGCCAAGTGATGCAGTCAAGTTTCGTCTAGAGCGCACCTCTGTTTCCAGGATCTTCAGAGGTGCTTTCTCTGCCATGCCAGAACTGCTTTATTTGTGGCTTACATATAACTCCATCACTGTTCTTCATCCAAAGAGTTTCACAAACCTGTCTTTCCTTCATGAGTTACGATTGGATGGGAACCTCCTGTCCTCCTTCCCTTGGGAGGGACTCAGGGATGTGCCCCGCCTCCGAACACTTGGACTGCACAATAACCGCCTGGCACGAATCCCACCCCTGGCTGCGCGTTACCTTGCTAATGTGACTTACCTGGACCTCTCGAGCAACAGACTGAGCACCCTGCCCAACGATCTGACTGCTCTCTGGCCGTTCAGTGACAGCACTCAGACCCAGCGCTCAGTGGTTTTAG GTCTTCAGGACAACCCCTGGGTGTGTGACTGTAGGCTTTCCACGTTGCTTGACATTAGTAAAGCCCCAGAAACTTCTCTGGTCCTGTTGGATCGCTTCCTGACCTGTAGTGAACCACCGGATCTTGCTGGAGTTCCCTTTCAGAGCGTGGAGCTCACTCGCTGCCGCAGGCCCTATGTGGTGACCTCTGCCACCAAGATCACAGCTCTACTGGGTAGTAATGTCCTACTTCGCTGTGAAGCTACAGGACACCCGACCCCAACACTTACGTGGATCAAATCTGCCATACCCAACATTTATAAACAAG ATGTACAAGAGTCTCCACGTGTGGGAATCCGCTGGTCAGCAGTCAGTCTGAATGGAATATCGTATAGCGATGCAGGGGAGTACCGGTGCAGAGCACAAAACATGGCAGGGATATCAGAGGCCATTGTCAGTCTGAATGTGGTCGGGGTAATGGCTGAATATGCAGACTCCAAAAACTCTGACCAACAGCAAACAGCTGCAAAATCAAACAATACAAAGAGGAAACCCAACCAGAAATCTAAGGCGATACTTTCTTTGTTACCTCGAAACATGACTAGACCACTCTCCCCTCCAAAGAGAGTCATGAAAATCCCCAAAGCCAGCAGAGACAAAATGAAAAGAGACCGGACAGCTGTACAGAGCCTGCCACAGAGACACTTTTTGATCGCTTCTGAAAATCCACTGCACAGAAGACAAAAACCTCGTGTCTCCATGTCAGTTCACACCTGA
- the lrit3b gene encoding leucine-rich repeat, immunoglobulin-like domain and transmembrane domain-containing protein 3b isoform X1: protein MHPLLYADLTLCLALVVCAQSPSCPSLCTCVLHGRSNAKGLRTVLCKNPALTAIPVDLPSDAVKFRLERTSVSRIFRGAFSAMPELLYLWLTYNSITVLHPKSFTNLSFLHELRLDGNLLSSFPWEGLRDVPRLRTLGLHNNRLARIPPLAARYLANVTYLDLSSNRLSTLPNDLTALWPFSDSTQTQRSVVLGLQDNPWVCDCRLSTLLDISKAPETSLVLLDRFLTCSEPPDLAGVPFQSVELTRCRRPYVVTSATKITALLGSNVLLRCEATGHPTPTLTWIKSAIPNIYKQGCCKQMQSSMDIERLPRKLSGYVQESPRVGIRWSAVSLNGISYSDAGEYRCRAQNMAGISEAIVSLNVVGVMAEYADSKNSDQQQTAAKSNNTKRKPNQKSKAILSLLPRNMTRPLSPPKRVMKIPKASRDKMKRDRTAVQSLPQRHFLIASENPLHRRQKPRVSMSVHT from the exons ATGCATCCACTTCTGTATGCAGACCTCACTTTGTGCTTGGCTTTGGTGGTCTGTGCACAGAGTCCATCATGTCCGTCTCTGTGCACCTGTGTGCTCCATGGTCGCAGCAATGCCAAGGGACTCAG AACTGTGCTCTGTAAAAACCCAGCCTTGACTGCCATTCCAGTAGATCTGCCAAGTGATGCAGTCAAGTTTCGTCTAGAGCGCACCTCTGTTTCCAGGATCTTCAGAGGTGCTTTCTCTGCCATGCCAGAACTGCTTTATTTGTGGCTTACATATAACTCCATCACTGTTCTTCATCCAAAGAGTTTCACAAACCTGTCTTTCCTTCATGAGTTACGATTGGATGGGAACCTCCTGTCCTCCTTCCCTTGGGAGGGACTCAGGGATGTGCCCCGCCTCCGAACACTTGGACTGCACAATAACCGCCTGGCACGAATCCCACCCCTGGCTGCGCGTTACCTTGCTAATGTGACTTACCTGGACCTCTCGAGCAACAGACTGAGCACCCTGCCCAACGATCTGACTGCTCTCTGGCCGTTCAGTGACAGCACTCAGACCCAGCGCTCAGTGGTTTTAG GTCTTCAGGACAACCCCTGGGTGTGTGACTGTAGGCTTTCCACGTTGCTTGACATTAGTAAAGCCCCAGAAACTTCTCTGGTCCTGTTGGATCGCTTCCTGACCTGTAGTGAACCACCGGATCTTGCTGGAGTTCCCTTTCAGAGCGTGGAGCTCACTCGCTGCCGCAGGCCCTATGTGGTGACCTCTGCCACCAAGATCACAGCTCTACTGGGTAGTAATGTCCTACTTCGCTGTGAAGCTACAGGACACCCGACCCCAACACTTACGTGGATCAAATCTGCCATACCCAACATTTATAAACAAG gttgTTGTAAGCAGATGCAAAGCAGTATGGACATTGAAAGATTGCCCAGAAAACTTTCTGGCT ATGTACAAGAGTCTCCACGTGTGGGAATCCGCTGGTCAGCAGTCAGTCTGAATGGAATATCGTATAGCGATGCAGGGGAGTACCGGTGCAGAGCACAAAACATGGCAGGGATATCAGAGGCCATTGTCAGTCTGAATGTGGTCGGGGTAATGGCTGAATATGCAGACTCCAAAAACTCTGACCAACAGCAAACAGCTGCAAAATCAAACAATACAAAGAGGAAACCCAACCAGAAATCTAAGGCGATACTTTCTTTGTTACCTCGAAACATGACTAGACCACTCTCCCCTCCAAAGAGAGTCATGAAAATCCCCAAAGCCAGCAGAGACAAAATGAAAAGAGACCGGACAGCTGTACAGAGCCTGCCACAGAGACACTTTTTGATCGCTTCTGAAAATCCACTGCACAGAAGACAAAAACCTCGTGTCTCCATGTCAGTTCACACCTGA